The nucleotide window TAGTATTATACGGATCAAAATTGATAACAAACAAGGTTTTTGAGGGCCTTGAATTTGATGAAGACTTTCTAGAGCTTGCAGGTTGTCTGACATTGCGTTCTTGCTGCAAGATCAAACAGGGAAATAATTATTAATAACTGATTAAAGCTGTTAAGAGTACAAATAGGACAATGATTTTAAATGTTTCATACCTTTGTCCACTCAACACGAAGTCTGCGTCCCTTCCTACCAAACTCATAGCGGTCAAGTGCACGAATTGCATCATCAGCGTCCCTTTCATCTTCCATATAAATAAAAGCAAACCCTGTAAAAAGACGACAGGTAAAGTCATATACAATTTCCAGCATGAAAGGATGATATCCTCCGAGCTGCTGACATTTGCGAACACAGTCTGACTGACCCTATGTAAAAGACCAACGTGTTAAAGCTAGATAAATCAGCAACAGACCTTGGTCTATGAACTAAGGGATGTCATGGAACTAGAATCCAAGGACGGATAGTAAAAAAAAGGTGCCTTCACCCTCTATTTTGTTGCTTTTAGCTGCTAACATTCGGAAAACGATTACGTGGAATGGAAGGCAACAATGTATGTGGTGAATGTGTGATGGTGGAGATAATGCCAAAGTGAATCGGAATCGGAATCGGAATCAGAATCAGAAGCGGAATGGCACTTCTCGTGGCCTGGAATGATCATCCAGAGAAAATCCTGCGTCAAAGAATTATTTGAGTATTATTTTCTTAAACACGTCCCAAGTCGCGTGATTCGAACGACGTCATCCACTGAACCACGTTCACACCATAAACACTCAATGCTTTCGCTTTGCAGATCATGTGGTCCGCTCGTGTCAAGATATAGATCAAATTTGAATTGTTACTTACCAACAGTTTGTCTAAGAATATCCATGTACAATTGAAGTTATATTGTTCACAAGAACAGTATGTGAAAGTTAAAAAAGTGAAGTGTGTATCCAATAAAACATATCTATAAATGTATAATCACATTAAATATTAAAACCTAAGCTCCATATTAGAAAATAGAGACCTTTTTTATCATTTTCCGTACATTTTCAAGGTATTTATTTGATGTAAAACTAATTATAGAAAACTGCCTTTGATGCTTAGAAgaaaacccaaaataatataAAGTGCTATAACTTCATGGGATTACAGAGACAAGATACATGAAAGAACACCATATAACAAGGCAAATTACCAGACTTCATATCCACTCTATCAACTTTTCCATATTTTCGAAAAAGTCTCTCCAGATCACCCTGCCGTGCATCAAACTCAACGTTTCCGCAAAAAATAGGCCTCATTTTACCCTACAAAAAAGAAGAAATATGATATCATATTAGATATATATTACAGTATAATCTTATAAAAAGGACAACATGAATCATGCAAAAACTGACAATTAGTGACACCGATTATTTAGGAACGATAGATAAGCTCAATGCCCAAAAATGTTAATCGAATACAATGACAAAGTAGAAGACTACAACTGGCTGAAGGACAAATAACTTCCCGTTATAAACGCAATTAAGCGGAGTGGATAACTGAATTAAGTTTTATCCGTCCTAACCTAACCTAACCCGTCAATAAGTCTTCCGGATAAGTGTTTATGTAGTTCTCTGCTTGAAATGAGTTATGTATTGCCCCACTATCTTTCTAACTCCCATTATATATCACGGACAAGTGCATTATCCAGCTCTTCTGGTTATCAACTTAAATTTGgttctatttattatttattattatataaattctaCAAATCAATGAACATATCCACCTTCACCACCAACAACCAAGAGAATTGCAGGCAGGTCAACGGATAACTATAATATAAACACAACCTTTTAGTTTTACTTTTAGCACACAAAATTCTGGATCTAGGCGTTCACGCAGCAGATTAGTAAACATAACTAAACGCATATTCATAACAACATGAATAATGTCCAAACCACCACAAGATCGTACAATATACAAgctttcacatatatatatataaaatcaacGCTACTAAAAAGGCTAACAAAATAGATAGCAAATTATACAGAAGCAAAATGAGATGAATTTAACCTTAATTTAACAGGATAATGTATCACCTTCAGAATCCAAAACCCTAAGTTGCCACGCAGAAACAAGACCGATGAGAATAAAAGTATCTGTTGCTCGGGTTTGTTTGTGCATATGCTATGAAATGTACATTAATATACCCTAAACTTGCTCACCTGGGCAAAAATAACCCCTATGGTGTGTTAATATTTCAAAATTTGAGAACCCCTTTCAACTTTCTAGAAGCTAACCCAAGCTTCCCGAAAATGGAATCACGGCATTCTTATTTCTTGTACAACAACCTTTATTGATcaataactctctctctctacacacCTCATCTGAAACCTCAAAAATGGCATGGTACAGAAGATCAAAGCTAGGGTTCGACACAATCTGTCGTTACTTCACTGCCCCCAAACCCCCAATCAATCAATTAAGTAAGTTGACATCTGCTTCAAACAATCCAATTAGGTTTCCGAAAACTTCACCCACCGGTTATAGATATTATTACGTTGATTCGCGACAGGTTAGGCATTTTAAACCTAGAGGATTCAAACGGTGGATTGATAACCCTAGGAATGCCTTGATAGTTGTGTTAGTGGGATCAGGAATTGGAGTAACTATGTATTTTGGAAATGTTGAGACAATACCCTATACAAAACGTAGGCATCTTGTTTTGTTGTCCAAAAATATGGAGAGAACCATTGGGGAGTCTCAGTTTCAGAACATGAAGGCGGGGTTCAAGGGGAAGATATTACCGGCGATGCATCCCGAAAGCGTTAGGGTTAGGATGATCTCCAAGGATATAATTGAGGCATTGCAGAGAGGGTTGAAGAAGGAGCAAGTGTGGACGGATTTGAGTTATGGGTCCGAAAGTGGAAGTGCGTCTGAGACTCGAGGGAAGGAGATGTTAATGGCGATGACAGAGGAGACGGCTGGGGATAAGTGGGAGGGGAAAGATGAGGTGCTTAATGATATGTGGGTGGATGAAAGCAGGAAAAAGGGGAAGGACAAAGGGGTGAAGTCCGCTACTGCGCATTTGGAAGGGTTGAAGTGGGAGGTTTTGGTGGTCAATGATCATGTTGTCAATGCGTTTTGTTTGCCTGGTGGGAAGATTGTGGTGTTTACCGGGTTGTTGGAGCATTTTAGAACTGATGAAGAGATTGCCACCATTATTGGTCATGAGGTATGTCGTTTGAGGGTTACTAATAGTTATTATATTCACAATCGAATACCTAATACCTAGCACAAAATTGTCGTTGTCTTAAGAAAATTCTTAGTAATCACTAGATTTAATTATATAAAAGCTATCATCATGACATCTTCATGTTTTGGATCAAGTAGTCTGAACACGTTCTAATATTCTTTGGTGTCATTATGATCATTGTAAAGAAATAAACATGACTCCTTTCTGAGGGTGCTTGGATGTGCATTTTAAGTGATATGTTTGAAAAACTAGAAGAAGGTGCTTTAGTTCGGGTGGGTTATAtgatttttcatttattttgATGCTTAGTTTTCATAGTTACATGCTTTTCAATGTTATCAATAAATGACCAGAAAGTTGTTATAATACTAAGTTTTTGTTAAAGGCTTTAAAGTTGATAACGGCAACTTGAAGTCATGATAATTTGACTAACTGTGTATCCAAACACCTCTTTAAGATACTGGTTATTTGATCATCAGTTTTAGTTTGTTAGTGTTCACGCTTGTTGTTAACAGATGACTTGGTTTGTATAAAAGCAATACTGAGGTGGAATATAGTGGAAGTGATTATTATGTAACTATCTATACAGGGTTGCTGTTGTTTTATTTAGTTACGTCTGATCCAAGAAAAAGGATGCACTTCTTTCGTCTCATTAAAATTGCAACATTTTTCTTTTTGATGAGTTCTTAATATGAAATTACTTACTCGATCATTGTGATTACTAAGATTTTGGTGGTTTTATCGTTATTAAAGGGTATTTAAGACATTTGGTTAATAGGTAGTGGTGGAAATTTGGACCCATTAACTTACGAGCAGGTCAATTTTTGTTGTATTTTCATTTCAAACTGGTTAAATAAGTCAAT belongs to Helianthus annuus cultivar XRQ/B chromosome 5, HanXRQr2.0-SUNRISE, whole genome shotgun sequence and includes:
- the LOC110940561 gene encoding uncharacterized protein LOC110940561, with translation MAWYRRSKLGFDTICRYFTAPKPPINQLSKLTSASNNPIRFPKTSPTGYRYYYVDSRQVRHFKPRGFKRWIDNPRNALIVVLVGSGIGVTMYFGNVETIPYTKRRHLVLLSKNMERTIGESQFQNMKAGFKGKILPAMHPESVRVRMISKDIIEALQRGLKKEQVWTDLSYGSESGSASETRGKEMLMAMTEETAGDKWEGKDEVLNDMWVDESRKKGKDKGVKSATAHLEGLKWEVLVVNDHVVNAFCLPGGKIVVFTGLLEHFRTDEEIATIIGHEVAHAVARHAAEQITKNLWFTIGQLILYQFVMPDLVNTMSNLLLKLPFSRRMEIEADYIGLLLMASAGYDPRVAPKVFEKLGQVSGDSALRDYLSTHPSGKRRSKLLSEASVMQEAISIYREAIAGREVDGFFL